Genomic window (Vampirovibrionales bacterium):
AAGCGAGAATGAAACGCCGTGGTAAACGGCAGGCGGCGCTTGCGGCAATACCGGCGCGCCGCCATCCCCAAAAAACCTTCGGTCGCAATATGGATCGCGTCCGGCGCAAACGCCTCAATCTGGCGCGCGAGCGCGGGGCCCGGCCACAGGGCCAGCCGGATTTCCGGGTAGGTCGGCCATCCGAGGGCCGCGAACCCTTCCATATCAATCCAGCCCACAACATGGCCGCGCCGTTGCAGAATATCGCGCAGGGTTGACAGCGTGCGAACGACGCCATTGGTCTGCGTTCGGTGCGTATCCGTCACAATCAGTATGCGCACAGCGGCCCTTACAGGCATTCCCCCTATCCCGACAAGCGAACGGGCAAGCCCTGTTTTTATTATACGCCCAACTATAAGTCCCAATCGTGACGGGTCAATGACGTACCGTCGCCGCCGCGCTCGCGAAGGGGGGGAATCTGCTCTAGGGGCTGCGATAGCCCATAGACGGGCGCTTTTTATCAGCGCGCACGGGGCATTGAAAAACCGCCCGACTGTAACAAGACAGCCGGGCGGCAAACGGGTTAAGAAATCAGGGCCTCAGCAGCAAACGGGCGTTTGCAGGCGCTGACGCACGCGCGCTACTTGCGCAGCCATCCGCTCGGGGAGGCGCGCGCCGAATTTGGCCATGAATGCCTCCACCTGCGGAAGTTCCGCGTTCCAGGCGTCGGCGTCAACGCGCAGCAGCTCGGCAAGCGCTTCCGGGGTCATATTCAACCCCGATGCGTCCAGACCGTCCGGCAGCGGCGTGCGGCCAATGGGGGTTTCTCTGGCGTCGACAGCGCCGTCAACGCGCTCGCACATCCACTTTAAAACGCGGCTGTTATCGCGGAAGCCCGGCCAGAGGAATTTACCGTCGGCGCCTTTGCGGAACCAGTTGACGTAGAAGATCTTCGGCGCGTTGGCCCCGAGGCGATCGCCCATCGCGAACCAATGCGCGAAGTAATCGGCCATGTTATAGCCACAGAACGGCAACATGGCGAACGGGTCAAAACGCAGGCCTTTGACATCAAGCGCAGCAGCAGTCGCTTCAGAAGCGCAGGTAGCGCCCATGTACACGCCATGATCCCAGTCCAGCGCCTCGGTCACCAGCGGTACGACGCTGCCGCGACGGCCACCGAAAATAAAGATATCAATCGGCACGCCGTTGGGATTTTCCCAGTCATCGCAAATCACGGGGCATTGGCTCGCAGGAGCGGTAAAGCGCGCGTTGGGATGCGCCGCCTTTTCGCCGCTTTGAGGCGTCCACGGCCGACCTTTCCAGTCGATGGCGCTCTCAATGTTTACGCCCATATCTTCCCACCAGATATCGCCCTGAGGGGTCAGGGCGCAGTTGGTGAAAATCGTATTGCGGCTGATGGTGTCCATCGCCATCGGGTTCGACGCGCGATTGGTGCCGGGCGCGACGCCGAAGAAGCCCGCTTCGGGGTTAATGGCGTACAGGCGGCCGTCCTGACCGATTTTCATCCAGGCGATATCGTCGCCGACGGTTTCACACTTCCAGCCGGGAATTGAGGGCTGCATCATCGCCAGATTGGTTTTGCCGCAGGCGCTGGGGAAGGCGGCGGCGATGTGGTAACGGCGTCCTTGCGGATTGGTCAGGCGCAGAATCAGCATGTGCTCAGCCATCCAGCCCTCGTTTCGGGCCAGATTAGAGGCGATGCGCAGGGCCAGACATTTTTTGCCGAGCAACGCGTTACCGCCGTAGCCCGAACCATACGACCAGATGGTCTTGTCTTCAGGGAAGTGGGCGATATATTTCTGCTCGATGGGCGCGCACGGCCAGCGGCCTTCATCGGTTTCGCCCTCGGCCAGGGGCTTGCCCACCGAATGCAGACACGGAATGAATTCGCCGTCAGCGCCCAGCGCATCGAGGACGGCTTTGCCGACGCGCGTCATAATATGCATATTGGCGACGACATACGGGCTATCGGTAATTTCCACGCCGATTTTAGCAATCGGCGAGCCCACCGGCCCCATGCTAAACGGGATCACATACAGCGTGCGTCCACGCATACAGCCATCGTAGAGGCCGCGCATGGTGGTTTTGAGGGTTTCCGGGTCAATCCAGTTGTTGGTCGGACCGGCAGCGTCCTGCGATTGCGCGGCAATATAGGTCCGGTCTTCGACCCGCGCGACATCAGACGGGTCCGAGCGGAAGAGATAGCTGTTCTCGCGCTGTTTTAGCGGGGTGGCAAGACCTTGCTCGACGAGAAGATCCAGCATCGATTGGTATTCCTGCGGCGAGCCGTCGCACCAGTAAACGGCGCTGGGTTTGCACATGGCGCGGATTTCTTCCACCCATGCCGATAATTTACGGTTCTCCGTCATCGCATAAGTCTCCCGTGAATTAACTGAATCGAAACTCTTGGATAAAAGCGTTGGCCAAGCGGTTTGCAGCGGCAAACACGCCGGACTCGCAAAGAGAGCGAGACGATTCTACTGTGAGCGCAACCCCAGCGCAAGCCGCCGCCCTAACGCCGGACTGTTTCCAGGCAAAAGAAAAGCCCCAGCGGATTGAATCGCGCCGGAGCCTGAAAAATTACAAACGCGTAAAACGCGCTAGGCGTAAATCGGCGTCTGCGACGGTACAGGCGGAGGAAGTTCGGGAAACGCGGATGCCGGACCCGCGCTTCCCGACTGTGTGAATCCCCCCATCGCAATCTGCATGAAGGCTGCCATCAGGGCCATCCAGTCGATAGTCGGCTGTTGGCTGGCGCTGGTAGATGTCTGCGGCTGCTTTTCGGCAGCTGCGCCAGACGTGGAAGTCGACGCAGAGGTCGCGCTAGCCGGAGCGGCGGCAGTCGCTTTCTGGGTTTGCGCCGTGGTCTCGCCTCGTCGCGCCTTAGCGGCCTGGCGGCCTTCAATGGTATTGTCGTAAAACTTTTTGAGTTCGGACACGGTCACCCGACCATCGCGATTACTGTCGTAGATGTTATAGCCAAACGAATATTTTTTGGCGCTTTCCTGGCCTAAGAGGGATGCGCTCAGATCCTTGTCTGTATAGACGGACGCATCTCTACTAGCGGCCCTGAGTTCGTTTTCATCCAGGCCATTGCGGTCTCTATCAAAGCGATCGAAAATACCATTGGGACCGGTAAATTTTGCATACGTGACGGTATTCACGGCCTGAGCTCCTATCTCTCTCTCTCTAATGCTTATTTTCCTGAATGATGAATCGCAAACGGCCCGGACACAGGCGTTTCAGACTTCTCTACATTTGTTTTTCCGTGTATTTTATCGAGCTACTTCTCTCTGCTAATCTTCTCTTCTCTGCTAATCTCTTTTCTGCTGATCTCTTCTCTTCTGTATCGCTATAATCTCTTGAACGGGGATGCGGGAATTGAACGCTCTTCAAATATAAAAACATTTATATAGCCTGAAATGCTAGCCTTAAGAAAGACATTAGATTTCATGGGAATTACGGCCGGGATGCGCCCGCGTAAGGGTTTCGCGAAGGCGAGGTAGGCGGGAGCTGGAGCACCTGATGCGTATCGCCGGGCGGAATCGGGTAAGAGCTGCGATGATACGGATCCGCGCTTCTCGGCGGCGGGCCGTAGGCCTGCGGCGCGACGGGACCCATCGGGACCGGCGGAACCGGAGGGCCCGCCCCATGGCCTCCTTCCAACGCGGGGGCGGGATGCTCGCCCTCGAAAGGCTCTTCAGGACTTGTCAGCGGGGGGCCTTCCACTGCGGGGTCAAGATCCAGTTGCGGCGAGACGGGCGTGGGAGCCGGCAAACTGCGCGCGCCAATGGCGAGCGGATTATTCGCCTCGTATTCGCTGAGATTATCGAGGTTGTACGAGATGAAATCCTGTGGGCTAAAGTGCCGCGCAAACTGCGTATCGAAGTTCTGCGGAGCGCGATTGGCCATATACGGGCGCATATACGCCGCCCAAATCGCGGCAGGCAGGCTGCCGCCAGTCATGCCGGGCATCGAGGTGTTATCGTCGTTGCCCACCCACACCCCGGTGATGATTTCCGGCGTAAAGCCGACAAACCAGCTATCGCGGTGATCGTCGCTGGTGCCTGTTTTTCCGGCCACCGGACGGCCAATGGCGGCGGCGCGCGCCGTGCCGTTCTGGACGACGCCCTGCATCATGGCGAGCATCGTATCGACGGTTTCGCGGTCCAGCACCTGGGTGGTCATCGGGTAGTGTTCGTAGGCGAGCGTGCCGTCACTGGTGACGATTTTCTCGATGGCGTAGGGTTCCAGCAGAATCCCGCGATTATCCAGTACGCCGATAGCCGAGGCGATATCCATGAGCGTGACGCCCGAGCTGCCCAGCGTCAAGGTTAAATCGTCGTCGAGCTGGGCGTTCAGGCCCATGCGATGCGCCGTCTCAATGACCGAG
Coding sequences:
- a CDS encoding phosphoenolpyruvate carboxykinase (GTP); this encodes MTENRKLSAWVEEIRAMCKPSAVYWCDGSPQEYQSMLDLLVEQGLATPLKQRENSYLFRSDPSDVARVEDRTYIAAQSQDAAGPTNNWIDPETLKTTMRGLYDGCMRGRTLYVIPFSMGPVGSPIAKIGVEITDSPYVVANMHIMTRVGKAVLDALGADGEFIPCLHSVGKPLAEGETDEGRWPCAPIEQKYIAHFPEDKTIWSYGSGYGGNALLGKKCLALRIASNLARNEGWMAEHMLILRLTNPQGRRYHIAAAFPSACGKTNLAMMQPSIPGWKCETVGDDIAWMKIGQDGRLYAINPEAGFFGVAPGTNRASNPMAMDTISRNTIFTNCALTPQGDIWWEDMGVNIESAIDWKGRPWTPQSGEKAAHPNARFTAPASQCPVICDDWENPNGVPIDIFIFGGRRGSVVPLVTEALDWDHGVYMGATCASEATAAALDVKGLRFDPFAMLPFCGYNMADYFAHWFAMGDRLGANAPKIFYVNWFRKGADGKFLWPGFRDNSRVLKWMCERVDGAVDARETPIGRTPLPDGLDASGLNMTPEALAELLRVDADAWNAELPQVEAFMAKFGARLPERMAAQVARVRQRLQTPVCC